ACTCGCCCATGGTGTACCGGGCAGGTTTGGCATGTTCACTCTTTGTGGTCTTCTTGGCGCTAAACTGGACTCAAACCGAATGGGAAGAGTTTGCTTTTGAGGAGGAAACGGTGATCGAATCAGAAGAAATTCTGATAGATGTGCCTAACACGCCACCACCTCCGCCTCCGCCACCACCGCCACCACCACCGCCACCTCCTCCCACGCAGGTACAAATTGATGATACCAAGCCGGAGCCTCCCCCTGAGCCACCTTCTCAGGATGATGAGCAACAGGATCTTGAAGGAGATAAAGATGGGAAGAAAGGAAGCAAAGGGACACCCCCACCGCCTCCGCCTCCTCCACCACCTCCCCCCCCTCCTCCTCCCCCCAAAGCCCCCGAGGTTTTTGAGTTTGTGGAGCAGTTTCCTCGCTTCCCCGGTTGTGAGGATAAGGAAGGCTCTGATGCAGAAAAGAAGCAATGTGCTGATTTGAAGCTCCGCGCCTATTTGGCCAAAAAAGCAGGTTATCCCGCTATGGCCCGTGAAAATGGCATCGAAGGAACCGTTTACGTTCGTTACATCGTACTAGAAGATGGCCGTATCGCCAATGTTGAAGTCGTTCGCGACATGACTGGCGGTGGAGGACTAGCAGAAGCTGCCCTCCGTGCTGTGAAAAGTATGAACAGTATGAAGGAAAAATGGACCCCCGGTCGCCAAAGAGGTAATCCCGTACGTGTACGTATGGTAGTGCCCATCAAGTTCCAATTGAACTAAATCTTGGCTTAGGCCAAACTGTATAGAGCTACTCCCTTGGGAGTAGCTTTTTTTTGGCCCAAAGCACAGCATCTGGCTCCCCAAACGACCGAAGGGAGTAAGGCGCGCAGCGCCTCGGCTGAGGGATGGATAGCAGGGGCCCGAAGGGCCAGACCCAGCCGCCAAAGGCGGCGCAGGGCCGAGCAGACCTGCGAGCTGCGACACAGCCCGACCCGAGCCGATAATTCATGAGGGTTTCCACCCTCATTTTGTATCGCTTCGCAAAGCGATACCGCTTTGCGCTGGGTTTCAACCCGGCGGAAGGGGCAGCCCCAAAAAAACAGCCTCCTAATAAAAATGAGGGCCAAAGCTTAAATAAAAAAGAAGATTGTGTATATTTTGGGTCTTGGAATCAAAAGTTTGTTTGCTTCCCACTAAACTGACATCAACAATCAATTTAAGCTGCTGCTTAGTTGCCTCATAATTAGGCAGTAAGGAGGCAGAAGATAGAAAAACAACAAAATATATGTCTGCTGTAGAAAAACGATGGCTGAAAAATTACCCCCAAGGCGTTCCTCATGAAATCGATTTTGGAGGATACACCAGCTTAGTAGATTTGGTTAATGAGAACCTGAAAAAATATGCGAACCGTCCCGCTTTTAGAAGCTTTGTGGGCAGTTCAGAAAAGGCCCTTAGCTTTGCGGAGGTAGATCAGTTATCGAAGCAGTTTGCGGCCTATTTGCAAAATGATATGGGCCTTAAACCTGGCGATCGTTTGGCCCTGATGATGCCTAACCTTCTACAGTATCCCATTGCTCTTTTTGCCGCTATGCGTGCGGGTTTGACCATTGTAAATACCAATCCGCTTTATACGGCCAGAGAAATTGAGCATCAATTTAATGATGCAGAGGTA
This genomic interval from Saprospira grandis contains the following:
- a CDS encoding energy transducer TonB — protein: MLLGFLSNDFLMASIMVSGSQIVISLVGLIAVSAGAIFGYKSYLAKQSEKLMQAKEGKEDANYSAITRKYEEVNVFKHSPMVYRAGLACSLFVVFLALNWTQTEWEEFAFEEETVIESEEILIDVPNTPPPPPPPPPPPPPPPPPTQVQIDDTKPEPPPEPPSQDDEQQDLEGDKDGKKGSKGTPPPPPPPPPPPPPPPPPKAPEVFEFVEQFPRFPGCEDKEGSDAEKKQCADLKLRAYLAKKAGYPAMARENGIEGTVYVRYIVLEDGRIANVEVVRDMTGGGGLAEAALRAVKSMNSMKEKWTPGRQRGNPVRVRMVVPIKFQLN